A single window of Leptospira neocaledonica DNA harbors:
- a CDS encoding methyl-accepting chemotaxis protein gives MSIRARISLYLSLVLFLGFAVLTAINSVISYRSLHSEIESGSALSAERYTFEVKDYLDSAMGMARGFRMLLIFSNPKREEVVNTMLEILHRNPRWFGMWAVYEPNAFDGQDAKYKNTKGHDSTGRFVTYVHSVKSVTDAVIEPSTNYEATDGTADFYQIPKKTMEPLVTDPYSYNAGGKQVQMISLCVPVSNGGKFWGVLGLDITTAQLQETMGSIRPFRALGYLALISPKGIYAANGGNPDLVGKVIPDGEELKLVQSKSEEHERFTYESDGHTHHFFPFKIGKGQKQWIMQISIPDSIFTKELLSVLFQNAISSLLIVSLIVVVLHFIFQKLISTGLLKAIGFSEEIAKGNLLASSDYHRKDEIGALLAAMNTMREHLFGVVKEIGVSTNKLAGTAEKMAVSSRNFSDVAQTQASAAEECSAAVEELAASAQNVGKSMQKAVSSMREIDGNVILLKEQIASINAEMQGLVSLAASSKEEAVTGESAMSTSNRAMGAIGDSASRINEILSLITEISEKTNLLALNAAIEAARAGEAGKGFAVVAEEIGKLASQTSSSVQEIGGLVNSTNNAVLDGNNKMGEASQILQRIKERVDEFDKSAKAVLSSVKTQESNTKEIAESANSLMTFSLQIEEAVTEQRRATEEITKTIVNISEGTQEIASGADDLTTFSGDMHGQSEQLSNLIGKFKVG, from the coding sequence ATGAGTATCAGGGCCAGAATTTCATTATACCTTTCCTTAGTTTTATTTTTAGGTTTCGCAGTACTCACCGCGATCAATTCGGTGATCTCCTACCGTAGTTTGCATTCCGAGATCGAATCCGGTTCGGCATTAAGTGCGGAAAGATACACTTTTGAAGTAAAAGATTACCTGGATTCCGCTATGGGAATGGCCAGAGGTTTTAGAATGCTTCTCATTTTCTCCAATCCTAAGAGAGAAGAAGTAGTAAATACCATGTTGGAGATCCTACATCGAAATCCGAGATGGTTCGGAATGTGGGCGGTGTACGAGCCGAACGCATTCGATGGCCAGGATGCTAAGTATAAAAATACGAAAGGACATGATTCCACAGGAAGATTTGTGACGTATGTTCATTCCGTAAAATCGGTAACAGATGCGGTGATAGAACCTTCTACCAATTATGAGGCAACTGATGGGACTGCAGACTTCTATCAGATCCCTAAAAAGACAATGGAACCTTTGGTAACGGATCCTTACTCATACAATGCAGGTGGAAAACAAGTGCAGATGATCTCCCTTTGTGTTCCTGTGAGTAATGGGGGAAAATTTTGGGGAGTGCTTGGACTAGACATCACGACTGCTCAACTGCAAGAAACAATGGGAAGTATAAGACCTTTTCGTGCCTTAGGATATCTCGCTCTTATTTCTCCTAAAGGAATTTATGCAGCTAACGGTGGTAATCCTGATTTAGTGGGCAAGGTAATTCCTGACGGCGAAGAATTAAAACTAGTACAATCCAAATCGGAAGAGCATGAACGTTTTACCTATGAGTCTGACGGTCATACTCATCATTTCTTTCCATTCAAGATCGGAAAAGGGCAGAAACAATGGATCATGCAGATCAGCATTCCGGATTCCATTTTTACAAAAGAACTTCTTAGTGTACTTTTTCAAAATGCCATCTCTTCTTTACTCATTGTGAGTTTGATTGTCGTTGTTCTTCATTTTATATTCCAAAAATTGATCTCCACCGGATTACTGAAGGCGATTGGATTTTCAGAAGAAATCGCAAAAGGAAATTTACTCGCTTCTTCCGATTATCATCGTAAGGACGAGATTGGCGCATTATTAGCTGCGATGAATACGATGAGAGAACATCTATTCGGCGTAGTGAAAGAGATAGGTGTATCCACTAACAAGTTAGCCGGAACAGCTGAGAAGATGGCTGTTTCTTCCAGAAACTTCTCCGACGTGGCCCAGACACAAGCGTCTGCAGCGGAGGAATGTTCTGCTGCGGTGGAAGAGTTGGCTGCCTCTGCCCAAAACGTGGGTAAGTCCATGCAAAAAGCTGTCTCTAGTATGAGAGAGATTGACGGTAACGTGATTTTATTAAAAGAACAGATCGCAAGTATCAATGCGGAGATGCAAGGTTTAGTAAGTTTGGCTGCTTCTTCCAAGGAAGAGGCTGTTACCGGAGAATCTGCGATGAGCACTTCTAACCGTGCGATGGGTGCGATTGGGGACAGTGCTTCGAGGATCAATGAGATACTTTCTCTCATCACCGAAATTTCTGAAAAAACGAACCTTCTCGCGTTAAACGCAGCGATAGAAGCGGCCAGGGCCGGAGAAGCAGGAAAAGGATTTGCAGTGGTTGCAGAAGAGATCGGAAAACTTGCATCCCAAACTTCCAGCTCTGTGCAGGAAATCGGCGGACTCGTAAATTCTACAAACAATGCCGTTTTGGACGGAAATAATAAAATGGGTGAAGCGTCTCAGATCCTACAAAGGATTAAGGAGAGGGTGGACGAATTTGATAAATCTGCAAAAGCAGTTTTGAGTTCAGTGAAGACCCAGGAATCCAATACAAAAGAGATTGCAGAAAGTGCGAATTCTTTGATGACTTTCAGTCTTCAAATCGAGGAAGCAGTGACCGAGCAAAGGAGAGCAACGGAAGAAATTACCAAAACCATCGTAAATATCTCCGAAGGAACCCAAGAAATTGCAAGCGGCGCCGACGATTTAACTACATTCTCCGGTGATATGCACGGACAATCCGAGCAATTGTCCAATTTGATCGGAAAATTCAAAGTCGGTTAG
- the ilvN gene encoding acetolactate synthase small subunit — protein MKHILKILVNNHPGVMSHVSGLFTRRSYNIDSIAVGVTQDPEISNMVIVVKGDDSVVEQVKRQLLKLPDVIDVEDLAYHDCISRELVLVVVKVEDSNRTEIISICEVFQAKIADLTKTTMTVEFSGNTRQVEHFMEMMQKYGIQEIARTGQIALKYRSN, from the coding sequence ATGAAACATATACTGAAAATTTTGGTAAACAATCATCCCGGAGTGATGAGCCATGTGTCCGGTCTATTTACCAGAAGAAGTTATAATATAGATTCTATCGCGGTAGGTGTTACCCAGGATCCTGAAATTTCAAATATGGTGATCGTAGTCAAGGGTGACGATTCTGTTGTTGAGCAGGTGAAACGCCAACTTCTGAAACTTCCTGATGTGATCGATGTAGAGGATCTTGCATACCATGACTGCATTAGCAGGGAGCTTGTGCTTGTTGTCGTAAAAGTAGAGGATTCGAATCGTACCGAAATCATTTCTATCTGCGAAGTTTTCCAAGCTAAGATCGCTGATTTGACCAAGACCACTATGACTGTAGAGTTTTCCGGAAATACCAGACAGGTGGAACATTTTATGGAAATGATGCAGAAGTATGGAATCCAAGAAATCGCCCGTACTGGCCAGATTGCTTTAAAATACAGATCTAATTAA
- the ilvB gene encoding biosynthetic-type acetolactate synthase large subunit — protein MPKTEAKISGARLMVELLEEYGVDIVFGYPGGAILPFYDELYKSTKIKHILVRHEQGAIHMAEGYARSTGKLGVCIATSGPGATNLVTGLTDAKLDSVPILAITGQVATNAIGTDAFQEADIYGITIPITKYNALIKSADDIARHFQEATLVALGGRPGPVLLDFPKDVQTELTSVRKVDKLKIDSRHYQKPPIGGDLDSFAAALNKAKRPLLYVGGGAINANASKEIRELAEKGNIPVTTTLMGIGAFPGTHQLSVGMLGMHGTAYANKAVLECDYILNLGARFDDRVAKPGEFAENAIRAHIDIDTAEFNKRVSVDYLLHGDLKEVLKALIPKVNKVDRPDWVGFLDTLKKNHPLEFDDSSDTIKPQGFLQKLYEKSKGKAIVSTDVGQHQMWAAQYYLFEEANRWLTSGGLGTMGYGLPAAIGAKFGNPDKTVICVSGDGSIQMNIQELATIAMYKKGVKILIFNNNFLGMVRQWQELFYEERFSESEWNYNPDFVKLGEAYSIKGLRISNKSEIDKALEFFLEDEDARILEVMIPAEEKVFPMIPAGKSQKDMIEFSDTVRAGKK, from the coding sequence ATGCCGAAAACCGAAGCAAAAATCTCCGGTGCCCGTTTGATGGTCGAACTCCTGGAAGAATACGGAGTGGATATCGTCTTCGGATATCCTGGCGGAGCAATTCTGCCATTTTACGACGAATTATATAAAAGTACTAAAATCAAACATATCCTAGTCCGCCACGAACAAGGTGCCATTCATATGGCAGAAGGGTATGCACGTTCTACTGGAAAGCTGGGAGTATGTATCGCTACTTCTGGTCCGGGCGCTACGAACCTCGTAACCGGACTTACAGACGCGAAATTAGACTCGGTTCCTATACTTGCAATTACCGGACAGGTGGCGACCAACGCGATCGGAACAGATGCTTTCCAAGAAGCGGATATTTATGGGATCACGATCCCCATCACAAAATATAACGCACTGATCAAGTCTGCGGATGATATCGCTAGACATTTCCAAGAGGCGACCCTGGTCGCTTTAGGCGGAAGACCTGGTCCTGTTCTTTTGGATTTTCCTAAGGATGTCCAAACGGAACTGACTTCGGTTCGTAAAGTGGATAAACTTAAAATAGATTCTAGACATTATCAAAAACCTCCGATCGGAGGAGATCTGGATTCTTTCGCGGCGGCATTGAATAAGGCAAAACGTCCTCTTCTTTATGTGGGAGGAGGAGCGATCAATGCAAATGCTTCCAAAGAAATCAGGGAGCTTGCGGAGAAGGGGAATATCCCTGTTACCACAACTCTTATGGGGATCGGAGCTTTTCCGGGCACTCACCAACTTTCCGTCGGAATGTTAGGGATGCACGGGACAGCTTATGCAAACAAGGCTGTATTAGAATGTGATTATATTCTAAACTTGGGAGCTAGGTTTGATGACCGAGTTGCCAAACCCGGTGAATTTGCGGAGAATGCTATTCGCGCTCATATAGATATAGACACCGCAGAATTTAACAAAAGAGTTTCCGTAGATTATCTTTTGCACGGAGACTTGAAAGAAGTTTTAAAAGCACTTATTCCAAAAGTGAATAAGGTAGATCGTCCTGATTGGGTCGGATTTTTAGATACATTAAAGAAAAACCATCCATTAGAATTTGATGATTCTTCCGATACAATTAAGCCCCAAGGTTTTTTACAGAAATTGTACGAAAAAAGTAAGGGAAAGGCGATCGTTTCCACGGATGTGGGACAACACCAAATGTGGGCCGCTCAGTACTATCTTTTTGAAGAAGCGAATCGTTGGCTGACTTCGGGAGGATTGGGTACTATGGGTTATGGTCTTCCCGCAGCCATCGGAGCTAAATTCGGTAATCCTGATAAAACGGTGATCTGCGTTTCCGGAGACGGATCCATCCAGATGAATATCCAGGAATTGGCGACCATCGCAATGTATAAGAAAGGGGTCAAGATCCTGATCTTTAATAATAATTTCTTGGGAATGGTTCGCCAATGGCAGGAACTATTCTATGAGGAAAGATTTTCCGAGTCTGAATGGAATTATAATCCTGATTTCGTAAAATTAGGAGAGGCTTATTCTATCAAAGGATTAAGAATTTCTAATAAATCCGAGATCGACAAGGCATTGGAATTTTTCTTAGAAGATGAGGATGCGAGGATCTTAGAAGTAATGATTCCAGCGGAAGAAAAAGTATTCCCAATGATCCCTGCGGGTAAATCCCAAAAAGACATGATCGAATTTTCCGACACAGTTCGGGCCGGTAAAAAATGA
- a CDS encoding tetratricopeptide repeat protein, translating into MNEPIEKPQAGKEEEDSHFAQIKSLAKEAYRFLDSRQWDKAESKLKELLAKEPSNTYGLVGMGDLHFKRKEFRQALDFYNRCIKEDSSNKFSLMGLMNCYREMNLLNRVIEVAEEYRHITITDASILSRVADAHRKLKNFKESEVYYMQALQINPKDQYVIVGLGHLFFACQRYKDAISWWEKLLVIQPDNIKILTEIGNSYRKIKDFDEAIRYYRRAADLDPRNFFALYGLAESYRGKKDFRKANEFWERILEFDPDNKLIINRYADSLRGMGEFDKALECFNRILSEGEDYFALLGKASSLKMKGARDKAEEIYVDLHKKFPMDPRPVVELSELYSDMGKRDEALKLLNDFHKKQPLNEEVKQKLDSFSE; encoded by the coding sequence ATGAACGAGCCTATTGAAAAACCCCAAGCAGGAAAGGAAGAAGAAGATTCACATTTTGCTCAAATCAAAAGTTTAGCAAAAGAAGCCTACCGTTTTCTGGATAGCAGACAATGGGACAAGGCCGAATCTAAATTGAAGGAACTTCTGGCTAAAGAACCGAGTAATACTTACGGTTTAGTCGGGATGGGAGATCTTCATTTTAAACGAAAGGAATTCAGACAGGCTCTGGATTTTTATAACAGATGTATCAAAGAAGATTCATCCAATAAGTTTTCCCTCATGGGACTTATGAACTGTTATAGAGAGATGAACTTGCTCAATCGGGTCATCGAAGTAGCAGAAGAATATAGACATATTACTATCACGGACGCATCCATCTTAAGTCGAGTTGCGGACGCTCATAGAAAACTCAAAAACTTCAAAGAATCAGAAGTATATTATATGCAGGCATTGCAGATCAATCCTAAAGATCAATATGTGATCGTAGGTTTGGGGCATTTATTTTTTGCCTGCCAAAGATACAAAGACGCAATCAGCTGGTGGGAAAAACTTTTGGTGATCCAACCGGATAATATCAAGATCCTGACCGAGATCGGCAACAGTTATCGTAAGATCAAAGATTTTGATGAAGCGATCCGTTATTATCGCAGAGCAGCAGACCTAGATCCAAGGAATTTTTTCGCGCTGTACGGTTTGGCGGAATCTTATCGTGGTAAAAAAGATTTCCGCAAAGCAAACGAGTTCTGGGAAAGAATTTTGGAATTCGATCCGGACAATAAACTTATCATCAACAGATATGCGGATAGTTTAAGAGGTATGGGAGAATTCGATAAAGCATTAGAATGTTTTAATAGAATTCTTTCCGAAGGTGAGGACTATTTTGCACTTCTTGGAAAAGCTTCTTCTTTGAAGATGAAAGGTGCAAGAGACAAGGCAGAGGAAATTTATGTGGATCTTCACAAAAAGTTCCCGATGGATCCTCGTCCTGTGGTAGAACTTTCGGAACTCTATTCCGATATGGGAAAAAGAGACGAGGCTCTCAAATTATTAAACGACTTCCACAAAAAGCAGCCTTTAAACGAGGAAGTAAAACAAAAGCTGGATTCTTTCTCGGAATAA
- a CDS encoding metallophosphoesterase codes for MIFDSSDKRIAVVGDIHGFWTWVDTEYFSKSNYDSVIFTGDLGNNLPRNTNKIAQLISKVRKPKYIILGNHDTTSIPQLLMEITNASPNIGYLSHTFHLGRYKKLIKDLGDTNICQYNLSKIGEGLSILGARPLSMGARFNFQIFLKSVFGISSYEESEKKLLELVQGLDFQKQDLIILAHNGPSGLGNRASDIWGCDFKKEEGDFGDKDLSDFIRKLSGKGKRPKVVIAGHMHHSSRKLRVKTRIWKKKEEGILYLNPARVPRIFSDKRGNIWHHHVELTRKNGVWNAEAKYLKNGTEEIFPLPEFLEREKNRIEIKD; via the coding sequence TTGATATTTGATTCTTCTGATAAACGAATCGCTGTAGTGGGCGATATACATGGGTTCTGGACTTGGGTCGATACAGAATACTTCTCCAAAAGCAATTATGATTCCGTGATATTCACCGGTGATCTTGGAAATAATCTCCCAAGGAATACAAATAAGATCGCACAATTGATCTCTAAAGTTCGGAAACCAAAGTATATCATTTTAGGAAATCATGATACTACTTCTATCCCTCAGTTGCTCATGGAAATTACCAATGCTTCACCTAACATAGGTTACTTAAGTCATACATTTCATCTTGGACGATACAAAAAACTTATAAAAGATCTGGGAGATACCAATATCTGCCAATACAATCTTTCTAAAATTGGGGAGGGGCTTTCCATTTTAGGAGCTAGACCTCTTTCTATGGGGGCTAGATTTAATTTTCAGATATTCCTTAAGTCTGTATTTGGGATCTCTTCGTACGAAGAGTCTGAAAAGAAACTTTTGGAGTTAGTCCAAGGTCTGGACTTTCAAAAACAGGATCTGATCATACTCGCTCATAATGGTCCTTCCGGTTTGGGAAACAGGGCATCTGATATCTGGGGTTGCGATTTCAAAAAAGAAGAAGGGGACTTCGGAGATAAGGATCTTAGCGATTTTATCCGGAAACTCTCCGGCAAAGGTAAAAGGCCAAAGGTAGTGATCGCAGGGCATATGCACCATTCTTCTAGAAAATTAAGAGTAAAGACTCGAATTTGGAAAAAGAAAGAAGAAGGTATACTATACCTCAATCCTGCGCGAGTCCCTCGTATCTTTTCAGACAAGCGAGGAAATATCTGGCACCATCATGTGGAGTTGACTAGAAAGAACGGGGTCTGGAATGCAGAAGCGAAATATTTGAAGAATGGAACGGAGGAAATTTTTCCCCTCCCTGAGTTTTTAGAGAGGGAGAAAAATCGGATAGAAATAAAAGACTGA
- a CDS encoding methyl-accepting chemotaxis protein, translating into MKNINKEISVFSARFLFLTEGLGYLIGTPFAIVFLIYFMDLDLKETNSLWFVMGTIFILGLVTSSVSSFYKLRPLRKYSKQFAEGAVTRETVMRAQKAAFRLPALHALDILVRIWIGGGIFVVSLGIFLPISKTDYSILLGLIIFGGLASAVYFYLITDWLKDNLARTDLFGSISLESLVKLNLTRSLALIFFSIVLVLAIGVSLVVYKLNYESLKSAYTNQMLNVAQTLDLLTQSIYEDTEEEAELIIRNKTLGYLVSQKKWKEAEGFLNNFLGSSQRFEGIAVWKEAGDWFSHSVGTGTLASSTIVPLTSAFQLPGADEIRNINKEKTFFFSEPSNSTLNGSPVILYIREFELNDGSKAFLVFSVRIGDLTNNIIQSIKIGKTGYPGLLTPKMTFLNHISESMRLKKMEDLPFAKFFVNAQDGVPIKYVMDGAYKSMVVHTNKKYGFRSFVAIVNEEVSKEAISTIFYMLTISFCGLFIIGFIIYFILAKSLKPLRDSQNLIEKMSEGDLTHKLTVLSRDEIGEMAISINEFNRKVKAVLHKIFDASHSLANSSEEMSGTLKSISDNAQSQAAASEEISASIEEISAGMDSISYRTKEQVSLLNSLDSEMEEFSTSIQNTSENLENTLSHVKEITDEARKGGKSLELTDQSIRKISQSSDQITGVIEIITTISEQIHLLALNAAIEAARAGNAGKGFAVVADEISKLADKTSDSMKEIENIIQANETEIGIGVSNIRDTVSVIGGIIQRIETIYIRMNEVSSVMGEQLVRNRIVNKKGQEVKERSEGIQTAIQEQKLAVEEISKTISSINDLTQSNASSTEELSSGSVGLAHLSEDLKNQAEYFHF; encoded by the coding sequence ATGAAAAACATAAACAAAGAAATTTCCGTATTCTCTGCAAGGTTCCTATTCTTAACAGAAGGTCTAGGATATCTGATCGGAACTCCATTTGCGATCGTATTTCTGATCTATTTTATGGACTTGGATCTGAAAGAAACAAATTCTCTTTGGTTCGTCATGGGAACGATCTTCATTCTAGGACTCGTCACCAGTTCAGTTTCTTCTTTTTACAAATTAAGACCATTACGAAAATATTCCAAACAATTTGCAGAAGGTGCAGTAACTCGAGAAACGGTCATGAGAGCTCAAAAGGCAGCGTTTCGTCTTCCTGCTCTTCATGCACTCGATATTCTGGTGAGGATCTGGATAGGAGGAGGGATTTTTGTAGTTTCACTCGGGATCTTTTTACCTATCAGTAAAACGGATTATTCCATCCTCTTAGGACTAATCATATTCGGCGGACTTGCGAGTGCGGTTTATTTTTATCTCATCACCGATTGGCTAAAGGACAACTTAGCTAGAACGGATCTATTCGGTTCAATTTCTTTGGAATCCTTGGTCAAACTCAATCTGACAAGATCCTTGGCCTTAATTTTCTTTTCCATCGTCTTAGTTTTAGCGATCGGTGTCTCTTTAGTAGTTTATAAGCTCAATTACGAATCTCTAAAGAGTGCTTATACCAACCAAATGTTGAATGTGGCTCAAACATTGGACCTTCTCACCCAAAGTATCTATGAAGATACGGAAGAAGAGGCAGAACTTATCATCCGAAACAAAACCTTAGGATATTTGGTCTCCCAAAAGAAATGGAAAGAGGCGGAGGGCTTTCTAAACAATTTTTTAGGATCCAGCCAAAGATTTGAAGGAATAGCAGTCTGGAAAGAAGCAGGAGACTGGTTCTCCCATTCCGTTGGAACTGGAACTTTAGCAAGTAGTACGATAGTTCCCTTAACTTCCGCATTCCAACTTCCAGGAGCGGATGAAATCAGAAATATAAATAAGGAAAAAACATTCTTCTTTAGTGAACCTTCTAATTCTACTCTGAACGGTTCTCCGGTCATTTTGTATATTAGAGAATTTGAATTGAATGACGGCTCCAAGGCTTTCTTGGTATTCTCCGTTCGGATAGGAGATCTGACAAATAATATCATCCAATCCATCAAGATCGGAAAAACAGGTTATCCAGGACTTCTAACTCCTAAGATGACTTTCCTAAATCATATCAGCGAAAGTATGAGATTAAAAAAAATGGAAGATCTACCTTTCGCCAAATTTTTTGTAAACGCACAAGACGGAGTTCCAATCAAGTATGTGATGGACGGCGCCTATAAATCTATGGTCGTTCATACGAACAAAAAATATGGATTCAGATCTTTTGTAGCCATCGTAAACGAAGAAGTTTCCAAAGAAGCGATTTCTACAATCTTCTATATGTTGACCATCTCCTTTTGTGGATTGTTTATCATTGGCTTCATCATCTACTTCATTTTAGCCAAAAGTTTGAAACCGTTAAGAGATAGCCAAAATCTGATCGAAAAAATGTCAGAAGGTGACCTAACCCATAAACTTACGGTTCTTTCCAGAGATGAAATCGGAGAGATGGCAATCAGTATCAATGAGTTCAATCGTAAGGTAAAAGCGGTACTTCATAAAATTTTCGATGCTTCTCATAGTCTTGCAAATTCTTCCGAAGAAATGTCAGGAACCTTAAAGTCTATTTCTGACAATGCACAAAGCCAGGCTGCAGCCTCCGAGGAAATTTCCGCTTCTATCGAGGAAATCTCTGCGGGAATGGATTCGATCTCTTATAGAACAAAAGAACAAGTCAGTCTTTTGAATTCTTTGGATTCAGAGATGGAAGAATTTTCTACTTCTATCCAAAACACTTCTGAAAATTTGGAAAACACTCTTTCTCATGTAAAAGAGATCACCGACGAGGCCAGAAAAGGTGGAAAATCTTTGGAATTAACTGACCAAAGTATCAGAAAAATTTCCCAGAGCTCGGACCAGATCACAGGTGTGATCGAGATCATCACAACAATTTCGGAACAGATCCATCTTCTTGCTTTGAACGCAGCTATCGAGGCCGCGAGAGCCGGAAACGCAGGAAAAGGATTCGCGGTAGTCGCCGATGAAATTTCCAAACTCGCGGACAAAACTTCTGACAGTATGAAAGAGATAGAAAATATCATCCAAGCAAACGAAACGGAAATTGGAATCGGAGTCAGCAATATCCGGGACACGGTAAGCGTGATCGGGGGGATCATCCAAAGAATAGAAACAATCTATATTCGAATGAACGAGGTATCTTCCGTAATGGGAGAGCAGCTGGTCCGAAATCGAATCGTGAACAAAAAGGGCCAGGAAGTAAAGGAAAGATCGGAAGGTATCCAAACTGCGATCCAGGAGCAAAAACTGGCCGTAGAAGAAATTTCGAAAACAATTTCGAGTATCAATGATTTGACCCAATCTAACGCGTCCTCTACAGAAGAATTGAGTTCCGGTTCTGTGGGACTTGCCCATTTGTCCGAGGATCTGAAAAACCAAGCGGAGTATTTTCATTTTTAA
- a CDS encoding helix-turn-helix domain-containing protein — MEYEEFIRKVGLKIKEIRVEKGITQEQMEEGDHGVSYRTVQDIENGQSHPSVRSIFKISKRLKVKPKDLLDV; from the coding sequence GTGGAGTACGAAGAATTTATCCGGAAAGTTGGATTAAAAATAAAAGAAATCCGGGTAGAAAAGGGTATAACTCAGGAACAAATGGAAGAGGGAGACCATGGTGTTTCCTATAGAACTGTTCAAGATATAGAAAATGGACAATCTCACCCGTCCGTTAGATCAATTTTTAAGATTTCGAAGCGGCTTAAAGTAAAGCCTAAAGATTTATTGGATGTTTAA